A segment of the Bacteroidetes bacterium SB0662_bin_6 genome:
AATAAACGGGCTGACCGGCGGGGACCACCATCACATTCTTTATTCCTCTGTGGCCTGCGTACTCACCGGAGCGGTCTGCGGGGACCATTGTTCCCCGATATCGGATACGACGATCCTCTCATCCATGGCGTCCGGGTGCGATCACATAGATCACGTGCGCACCCAGCTTCCGTACGCATTGTTTGTCGGGGTTGTCGCCATGCTGCTCGGTATTCTTCCGGCCGGATTCGGGATGCCCTGGTGGATCGGCATGGCGATAGGGGGCGGCGTGCTGTTTTTCGGACTGCGGATATTCGGCAGGAGTATCCCTGAGGCATAACGGGACATGATGGATTCCGACGACAGGCCCTGGGGCCGCTGGGAAGCATACCTGAACGAACCGGGGTATCGGGTCAAACGCATTATCGTGCATCCCGGGAAGCGGCTGTCTCTTCAGAAACATGCGCACCGCCGGGAACATTGGGTGATTGTTTCCGGCGAAGGTCTTTTTACCTTAAATGAGACCCGGCGGCGCGTGGTGGCGGGGGATACGCTTTTTATCGATAAGGGGGATATTCACCGTGTCGAAAACGATGGGCGGGAACCGCTGATCATCATCGAGACCCAGCTCGGACTGTGTCTTGAGGACGATGTTGTTCGGCTGGAGGATGATTTCGGGCGGGCCTGATTAGGATCTGTTAACACTATACAGCGGCGCTCTGCGGGGCCTATTTTCCTGCCAGGCCAGGCGCCGTGAGCGCAGTGTGGCCCAGCCACATAAGCGAGCGGCAACGCCGCATGGCGGGAAAATAGACCCCGCCCTTCGGGTTCCGCCGGTCACGGCGTCACTCGTCGTTGCTCGTCGCTCATTTGGAACCACCAAACTTCGCTTCTCGCGCCTTGATTGACGCCGTGCCTGACGGAACAGAGCATCGCTGTATAGTGTTAACAGACCCTAGGCCCTAGATCACGCGATCCACGCCCCCGTCGATGGGTACCTGAGCGCCTGTAGTGGCCCGAAACGCGTCGCCGGCCATGACGGAAATGAGGCGTCCCACATCCGCAGACCGTATTTCCGTGTTGAGGAGGTTTTTGGTTTTGTATTCCTCCACCGTCATGTTATAGCGCTTCGC
Coding sequences within it:
- a CDS encoding cupin domain-containing protein; amino-acid sequence: MMDSDDRPWGRWEAYLNEPGYRVKRIIVHPGKRLSLQKHAHRREHWVIVSGEGLFTLNETRRRVVAGDTLFIDKGDIHRVENDGREPLIIIETQLGLCLEDDVVRLEDDFGRA